The Mycobacterium sp. EPa45 genomic interval ACGCTCAGCGGCACTACCACCACGGTGACCTGCGTGCGACCGCCGTTGCCGCGGCAGTCATCGAAGTGCAAGAGGTGGGCATCTCTGCTGCTTCGATGCGCCGAATTGCCAGACGGGCCGGCGTCACGCATGCAGCGCTTGCTCACCACTTCGTTGACAAAACTGGTCTATTCACCGCCGTCGCCACGGAAGGGTTTCGGCGAATGGCAGCGGCAATCAGCCCTGCCGCCGCTAGCGATCGGGGGTTTCTGTTCGGAGGGGCCGAGTACGTGAGGTTCGCGCTTGAGAACCCCGGCTTCTATGAAGTGTTGTTCCGGCCATCCCTGTGCAATCAGGATGACCCCGAGTTGAAGCAGGCCCGCACTGAGGCGTTCGACACCCTGTACGGA includes:
- a CDS encoding TetR/AcrR family transcriptional regulator; the encoded protein is MSPQDAQRHYHHGDLRATAVAAAVIEVQEVGISAASMRRIARRAGVTHAALAHHFVDKTGLFTAVATEGFRRMAAAISPAAASDRGFLFGGAEYVRFALENPGFYEVLFRPSLCNQDDPELKQARTEAFDTLYGSARRSLKSVGDSEVVTEVDVASLAIAGWSMSHGYATLFATGNFADRPAGDIFRGVELLASLLASASPG